In Candidatus Kaistella beijingensis, a genomic segment contains:
- a CDS encoding glycosyltransferase family protein: MKILYAIQGTGNGHVSRAREIIPHLKKHGELDLLISGTQAEVGLEDEVKYQFNGFSFVFGNKGGVDFKETWNRFHSTQFIKDVKNLPVKDYDLIINDFEPVTAWSCKLKGKKSVAMSHQSAYLSPKTPQLQGFHWGKFIMNNYAPAKNHVAFHFERYDDFIHTPVIRGEIRNLKTQNLGHYTVYLPAYSDEFILDKVKNIPNSKWEIFSKHSKIHYQKFNAEVFPVNNEKFQNSLANCTGLLTGGGFEGPAEALFLGKKVLAVPMHHQYEQQCNALSMERLGVPIIWKESEFDEKLKNWVESDQLIEVNFPDETAEIVRKTIAKYS, from the coding sequence ATGAAGATTTTATACGCCATCCAAGGAACGGGAAACGGTCATGTTAGTCGGGCCCGGGAAATTATTCCGCACCTAAAAAAACATGGCGAACTTGATTTGTTAATCAGCGGAACTCAAGCCGAAGTTGGTTTGGAGGACGAGGTGAAGTATCAATTCAATGGTTTTAGTTTTGTTTTCGGGAATAAAGGCGGTGTAGATTTCAAAGAAACCTGGAACAGGTTTCACTCGACGCAATTTATTAAAGACGTAAAAAATCTTCCGGTAAAAGATTATGATTTGATTATCAATGATTTCGAGCCGGTTACAGCGTGGTCTTGTAAATTGAAAGGAAAGAAATCGGTCGCAATGAGTCATCAATCAGCTTATCTTTCGCCGAAAACACCTCAATTGCAAGGTTTTCATTGGGGAAAATTCATTATGAATAATTATGCTCCTGCAAAAAATCACGTTGCTTTTCATTTTGAAAGATATGATGATTTTATACATACTCCCGTTATCAGAGGTGAAATCCGCAACTTGAAGACCCAAAATCTTGGACATTACACGGTTTATCTTCCCGCCTATTCCGACGAATTTATTTTAGATAAGGTTAAAAATATTCCCAATTCTAAATGGGAGATTTTTTCGAAACATTCTAAGATACACTATCAAAAATTCAATGCAGAAGTTTTTCCTGTTAATAATGAAAAGTTTCAAAATTCTTTGGCAAATTGTACCGGTTTATTAACAGGTGGCGGTTTTGAAGGTCCCGCTGAAGCTTTGTTTCTCGGTAAAAAAGTTCTCGCAGTTCCGATGCATCATCAATATGAGCAACAGTGCAACGCTTTGAGTATGGAAAGATTAGGAGTTCCCATCATTTGGAAAGAAAGCGAATTCGACGAAAAACTCAAAAATTGGGTAGAATCTGATCAACTGATTGAAGTAAATTTTCCAGATGAAACAGCAGAAATTGTGAGGAAAACTATTGCAAAATATAGTTGA
- a CDS encoding T9SS type A sorting domain-containing protein has protein sequence MKRKLLSLAMLSIAICASAQQDIYALTGKNSQNIVFSDFRTLDVQHGVSGNIIFGAESTPKVFSQVFNKNVTEDKNTVNHSQAISMAALAYDELNGKLVYIPMFTSNIYVLDQKSKDITLLESQAIKTSQCDNGSHITRMTTGYDGNIYAMSNSGSQLIKISKKDGKYISTDLGAIKDDFSNGENSLKVMTKGFGGDMVAAADHNFYVFSASGNVFQVSPKYMNAKFLGKILGLPQNYSLNGAAVNSAGNVVVASARGENMYEVTLNDLQAKPIAGELKIPIYDLASPYVVGEKLSSFANSGVDVYPTKVDENYINIKLEDAKITGNISVEIYDFAGVKVMQKNLTSIEKNKTQKIDLNSLNSGVYVVSVLNGAKKVILNKKIYVNK, from the coding sequence ATGAAAAGAAAACTACTCTCTTTAGCAATGTTGTCCATTGCGATTTGCGCTTCTGCACAACAGGATATCTACGCACTTACTGGAAAAAATTCGCAGAATATTGTGTTTAGTGATTTCCGTACTTTGGACGTTCAACACGGGGTTTCGGGAAATATTATTTTCGGAGCAGAATCTACACCAAAGGTTTTTTCGCAGGTTTTCAATAAAAATGTTACGGAAGACAAAAACACGGTGAATCATTCTCAAGCGATTTCGATGGCTGCTTTAGCGTATGACGAATTGAATGGAAAGCTAGTTTACATTCCGATGTTTACATCCAATATTTATGTCCTAGACCAAAAATCAAAAGACATAACTTTGCTGGAAAGTCAGGCCATCAAAACTTCGCAGTGCGACAATGGTTCGCACATTACGAGAATGACGACAGGTTACGACGGAAATATTTATGCGATGAGCAATTCCGGTTCGCAACTCATCAAGATTTCTAAAAAAGATGGGAAATACATTTCAACAGATTTAGGCGCAATTAAAGATGATTTTTCCAACGGAGAAAACTCTTTAAAAGTAATGACGAAAGGTTTCGGTGGAGATATGGTTGCAGCTGCTGACCATAATTTCTATGTTTTTTCAGCTTCGGGAAATGTATTTCAAGTTTCTCCGAAATACATGAATGCTAAATTTTTAGGAAAAATTTTGGGACTTCCACAAAATTATTCTTTAAACGGAGCCGCGGTAAATTCCGCGGGAAATGTCGTTGTAGCAAGTGCACGCGGCGAAAACATGTATGAAGTTACGTTGAATGATTTACAGGCAAAACCGATCGCAGGAGAATTAAAAATTCCGATCTACGATTTGGCGAGTCCTTACGTTGTGGGCGAAAAATTAAGTTCGTTTGCCAATTCAGGAGTGGATGTTTATCCGACAAAAGTGGATGAAAACTACATCAATATCAAGTTGGAAGATGCAAAAATTACAGGAAACATTTCTGTTGAAATCTACGATTTCGCAGGTGTTAAAGTAATGCAGAAAAATTTAACTTCCATTGAAAAGAACAAAACGCAGAAAATAGACTTAAACAGTTTGAATTCAGGAGTTTATGTGGTCTCAGTTTTGAATGGCGCAAAAAAAGTCATTCTTAATAAAAAGATTTATGTGAATAAATAA
- a CDS encoding ferritin produces MISEKIATLINEQITKEQYAAQYYLSMSAWFSARDLDGIANYFRVQSKEELMHADKMFDYLNDVGSEIIIGQIDQPPHVFADAKDVFEKALEHEKIVTQSIFNILKNANEEGDFATVSFLQWFVNEQVEEEASASQLVTKIKMVCDNPSAMYLFDQELSQRVFDPNAV; encoded by the coding sequence ATGATCAGTGAAAAAATCGCCACGTTAATCAACGAACAAATTACCAAAGAACAATACGCCGCACAATATTATTTGTCAATGTCTGCCTGGTTTTCCGCCAGGGATTTGGATGGGATTGCCAATTATTTCCGTGTTCAAAGCAAAGAGGAATTGATGCATGCCGACAAAATGTTTGATTACCTGAATGATGTGGGTTCAGAAATCATCATAGGACAAATCGATCAGCCGCCGCATGTGTTTGCAGACGCAAAAGACGTTTTCGAAAAAGCTTTGGAACATGAAAAAATCGTCACCCAAAGTATTTTCAATATTTTGAAAAATGCGAATGAAGAAGGTGATTTCGCAACGGTTTCATTTCTGCAATGGTTTGTAAACGAACAAGTGGAGGAGGAAGCAAGTGCATCACAACTCGTTACCAAAATAAAAATGGTTTGTGATAATCCTTCCGCGATGTATCTTTTTGACCAGGAATTGTCTCAAAGGGTTTTTGATCCGAACGCTGTTTAA
- a CDS encoding DUF3857 domain-containing protein, translating into MKQLYRLLFSILPLFGFTQNYSMAEIPENLLANANAVIRENTENYVLKSVNDMTVKETKVITILNKAGEDFALVAIPYNPTTKVSDIKVELFDSSGKLIKKFGKSDFSDYTNNRSAALYVDDRILVFKPVATNYPYTVKYSYETNTSNTVYLNNFLPYRSFDVALQKSELTITNNSGIKIRTKISDKPLAKVSRSEEGNVSKYSYENIPALKEEELSPSIDYLLPKVEFSPEKFSLAGKQGDLTDWNSFGKWYYSQLINPVSSITPEISAEVAALNLSGTTSEKVKALYQYMQNKTRYVLIAMGIGGWQPMPASEVSKKGYGDCKALTNYMRTLLTAAGIPSYYAVIYDDESVISFDKDFPKLSGNHVILMVPTEKETIWLENTSQKIAFNHLSYSSHNRNVLAVKENGIEIIDTPVYKPEESKEKIMAKIKLAEDGSIDSYANFVFTGGQYDMNLKFFAMNNDEIQEALKNRHYHLKIDQLKIQNLTNNRDDAKIVYDLNFKANGFSKKIGNDLFFPVMPYYSAVTFSGNDERKLPFETAFPFQDDYEIEYSIPEGYKFSEIPKSSEINTEFGSYTINYNLKDGKLLVHRVLTIKKGIYPVEKYKEYVAFRKKTAGSDYTKVLITKL; encoded by the coding sequence ATGAAGCAGCTCTACAGATTGTTATTTTCGATTCTGCCACTATTCGGTTTTACCCAAAATTACAGTATGGCAGAAATTCCAGAAAACCTTTTGGCCAATGCGAATGCGGTCATTCGTGAAAACACCGAAAATTATGTGTTGAAATCGGTCAATGATATGACGGTTAAGGAAACAAAAGTCATCACGATTTTGAATAAAGCAGGTGAAGATTTTGCCTTGGTCGCGATTCCCTATAATCCTACGACAAAAGTGAGCGACATCAAAGTAGAACTTTTCGATTCCTCCGGAAAATTGATCAAAAAATTTGGAAAAAGCGATTTTTCAGATTATACCAATAACCGAAGTGCCGCTCTTTATGTTGATGACCGGATTTTGGTTTTCAAACCGGTGGCTACAAATTATCCTTATACCGTTAAATATTCTTATGAAACCAATACCTCAAATACAGTTTATCTGAATAACTTTCTCCCCTATCGTTCATTTGATGTTGCCCTGCAGAAAAGTGAACTTACAATTACCAACAATTCGGGGATTAAGATCCGAACCAAAATCAGCGATAAACCATTGGCAAAAGTTTCGAGATCTGAAGAAGGAAATGTGTCGAAGTATTCCTATGAAAATATTCCTGCCTTAAAAGAGGAAGAACTTTCCCCAAGTATAGATTACCTGCTTCCAAAAGTCGAGTTTTCACCGGAAAAATTTTCACTTGCAGGAAAGCAGGGAGATTTAACGGACTGGAATTCTTTCGGAAAATGGTATTACAGCCAACTTATTAATCCGGTTTCAAGTATTACTCCAGAAATTTCGGCGGAAGTTGCCGCTCTAAATTTATCGGGAACAACTTCTGAAAAGGTTAAAGCCCTTTATCAGTACATGCAGAACAAGACGCGATATGTATTAATTGCAATGGGAATTGGTGGATGGCAACCGATGCCCGCATCGGAAGTAAGCAAAAAAGGTTATGGCGATTGTAAAGCTTTGACAAATTATATGCGAACTTTACTTACCGCAGCTGGAATTCCATCTTATTATGCGGTGATTTATGATGACGAGTCTGTAATCAGTTTTGACAAAGATTTCCCAAAACTTTCTGGAAACCACGTGATTTTGATGGTTCCAACCGAGAAAGAGACGATATGGCTGGAAAATACTTCACAAAAGATTGCCTTTAATCATCTTTCTTATTCCTCACACAACCGAAATGTTCTTGCTGTAAAGGAAAACGGAATCGAAATCATCGATACGCCAGTTTACAAACCAGAAGAAAGCAAAGAAAAAATTATGGCAAAAATCAAACTCGCCGAAGATGGAAGTATTGATTCGTACGCAAACTTTGTTTTTACTGGCGGTCAATATGATATGAATCTAAAATTTTTCGCCATGAATAATGACGAAATTCAGGAAGCGTTAAAGAATAGACATTACCACTTGAAAATCGATCAACTCAAAATTCAGAATTTGACGAATAATCGAGATGATGCTAAGATTGTTTATGATTTAAACTTTAAGGCGAATGGTTTCTCAAAAAAAATCGGGAATGACCTGTTTTTTCCGGTGATGCCTTACTACAGTGCAGTTACATTTTCGGGAAATGATGAAAGAAAACTTCCCTTTGAAACCGCTTTTCCGTTTCAAGACGACTACGAAATTGAATACAGTATTCCGGAAGGATACAAATTTTCGGAAATTCCCAAATCTTCCGAGATTAACACGGAGTTCGGGAGTTATACCATTAATTACAACCTTAAAGACGGTAAATTATTAGTTCACAGAGTTCTTACCATTAAAAAGGGAATTTATCCCGTTGAAAAGTATAAAGAATACGTCGCCTTCAGAAAAAAGACTGCTGGAAGTGATTACACTAAAGTTTTAATTACCAAATTATGA
- a CDS encoding 4-alpha-glucanotransferase codes for MGEKLQILVMEEGSEDKLYFLNYTDNGNWNGEVDYFSKSISYKYQLTDESGTILDEEFSSHHLNLPHNYNEFVIYDVWNKKNFPENYLNNKILKNKLSGFKADKISVLKKHTHLFRLEAPIYHPNWKVVMFGNSDALGNWEWLKAVEMAQTDFGIWEAALELPTNQMIQYKYGLMNTDSGEVFDIEYGDNRWALPNVEKNTLQIKADHFFKFKSYELYHAAGVAVPVFALRTENGFGVGEFSDLKNLADWAKKTNLSILQILPINDTTANYTWTDSYPYAAISVYALHPQYLSIKNLDYALPKDLVKEFKANKEELNSLNLIDYEQIISGKWKYVKAVFDANKDKILKDRNFKKFIKDNEEWLIPYAAFCVQRDKYKTPNFNDWKTHKKYIAGKIAPFFTTKSKDYETTMLHSWVQYQLHLQLKDAVDYMHSLGISVKGDLPIGIYRYSVEAWTEPELFGMDFQAGAPPDQFTDLGQNWEFPTYNWEAMKEDGYRWWKNRFKALEQYFDAMRIDHILGFFRIWRMPMSATQGILGYFYPAVPVRMEEFAARNIPFNYDRYCKPYINDQILWDYFGDERDAIHNFFMNNHFNGTYSFKEEFDTQRKLRNYFDEYPHPWAEDKLISLCANVLFLQEDAGNGDYVYHPRFNINKTDSYKYLADWEKQAVYDLYIDYFFKRQDGLWYQKAMEKLPVILNSTDMLICGEDLGLVPDCVPQVMDRLAITALKVQRMPSENILWYNPKHAGYLNVVTASSHDSSTLRQWWHEDRNFTQKFFNEQLGQYGTAPWNLEPELAEIIMKQHLYNESMLAIFPLQEFLATDYELTNPNMDDERINQPAVFPHYWRYRMHLKLEDLATKEDFNNKIASWISDSNRV; via the coding sequence ATGGGCGAGAAACTCCAAATTTTGGTGATGGAAGAAGGGAGTGAAGACAAACTATACTTTTTAAATTACACCGATAACGGAAATTGGAATGGCGAAGTTGATTATTTCTCCAAATCCATTTCCTACAAATATCAATTGACCGATGAAAGCGGAACTATTTTAGACGAGGAATTTTCTTCGCATCATTTAAACCTTCCGCACAATTACAACGAGTTTGTGATTTATGACGTGTGGAACAAAAAGAATTTCCCTGAAAATTATCTGAACAACAAAATTCTAAAAAATAAATTAAGCGGTTTCAAAGCGGATAAAATTTCTGTACTGAAAAAACATACGCACCTTTTCCGTTTGGAAGCACCAATTTATCATCCAAATTGGAAAGTCGTAATGTTTGGAAACAGCGACGCACTCGGAAATTGGGAATGGTTGAAAGCGGTTGAAATGGCTCAGACCGATTTTGGTATTTGGGAAGCCGCGTTGGAATTGCCGACCAATCAAATGATTCAGTACAAATACGGTTTGATGAATACCGATTCGGGAGAAGTTTTCGATATTGAATACGGCGACAATCGTTGGGCTTTACCGAACGTGGAAAAAAATACGTTGCAGATTAAAGCAGACCATTTTTTCAAATTTAAGTCTTACGAACTGTATCATGCAGCAGGAGTTGCGGTTCCTGTTTTCGCTTTGAGAACGGAAAACGGTTTTGGTGTTGGTGAATTTTCGGACCTTAAAAATTTAGCGGATTGGGCAAAAAAAACCAACCTTTCCATTTTACAGATTTTGCCAATTAATGACACGACTGCAAATTACACTTGGACGGATTCTTATCCTTATGCGGCGATTTCGGTTTACGCGCTTCATCCACAATATCTATCCATCAAAAACCTTGATTATGCTTTACCGAAAGATTTAGTTAAAGAATTTAAGGCTAATAAAGAAGAACTGAATTCATTGAATCTCATCGATTACGAACAAATCATTTCAGGAAAATGGAAATATGTGAAAGCTGTTTTCGATGCGAATAAGGACAAAATTTTAAAGGACAGAAACTTCAAAAAATTCATCAAAGACAATGAAGAATGGTTGATTCCTTACGCAGCTTTTTGTGTTCAACGCGACAAATATAAAACGCCCAACTTCAACGATTGGAAAACCCATAAAAAATACATCGCAGGAAAAATCGCTCCATTCTTTACGACAAAAAGTAAAGATTACGAAACCACGATGCTTCATTCCTGGGTTCAATATCAATTGCATTTGCAGTTGAAAGACGCGGTGGATTATATGCACAGTTTAGGAATTTCCGTGAAAGGAGATTTGCCAATTGGGATTTACCGATATTCCGTGGAAGCGTGGACGGAACCTGAACTTTTCGGGATGGATTTTCAAGCAGGAGCACCGCCTGATCAATTCACGGATTTAGGGCAAAATTGGGAATTCCCGACCTACAATTGGGAGGCGATGAAAGAGGACGGTTATCGTTGGTGGAAAAATCGTTTCAAAGCTTTGGAGCAATATTTTGATGCGATGCGGATTGACCATATTCTCGGTTTCTTCCGAATTTGGAGAATGCCGATGAGTGCAACACAGGGAATTTTGGGCTATTTTTACCCTGCAGTTCCGGTGAGAATGGAAGAATTTGCAGCGAGAAATATTCCGTTTAATTACGATAGATATTGCAAACCTTATATCAACGACCAAATTCTTTGGGATTATTTTGGGGACGAAAGAGATGCGATTCACAACTTCTTCATGAATAACCATTTTAATGGAACTTACAGTTTCAAAGAGGAATTTGATACGCAAAGAAAACTTCGAAACTATTTTGACGAATATCCACATCCATGGGCGGAAGATAAATTGATTTCGCTTTGTGCAAACGTGCTTTTCTTGCAGGAAGACGCAGGAAACGGCGATTATGTGTATCATCCGAGATTCAACATCAACAAAACCGATTCTTACAAATATCTTGCAGATTGGGAAAAACAGGCGGTTTACGATTTGTACATCGATTATTTCTTCAAAAGACAGGACGGATTATGGTATCAAAAAGCCATGGAGAAACTTCCTGTAATTTTGAATTCTACCGATATGTTGATTTGCGGCGAAGATTTAGGGCTCGTTCCGGATTGCGTTCCGCAAGTCATGGACAGATTGGCGATTACTGCCTTGAAAGTTCAGAGAATGCCGTCGGAAAACATTTTATGGTACAACCCGAAACATGCGGGTTATCTGAATGTGGTTACCGCAAGTTCGCACGACAGTTCAACGCTTCGTCAATGGTGGCATGAAGATCGAAATTTCACGCAGAAATTCTTCAATGAGCAACTCGGTCAATACGGAACTGCACCGTGGAATTTGGAACCCGAATTGGCTGAAATCATCATGAAACAGCATCTTTACAACGAATCGATGCTCGCGATTTTCCCGCTTCAGGAATTTTTGGCAACGGATTATGAGTTGACGAATCCAAATATGGATGACGAAAGAATCAACCAACCTGCAGTTTTCCCGCATTATTGGAGATACAGAATGCATTTGAAGTTGGAAGATTTGGCAACGAAAGAAGATTTCAACAACAAAATTGCTTCCTGGATTTCGGATTCGAATAGAGTTTAA